Proteins encoded together in one Pseudomonas sp. ADAK13 window:
- a CDS encoding gamma carbonic anhydrase family protein, giving the protein MIRKNPSGDLPVIAESAYVDKTAIICGKVIIGENVFVGPYAVIRADEVNANGDMDPITIGANSNIQDGVVIHSKSGAAVTIGEFTSIAHRSIVHGPCTVGNRVFIGFNSVLFNCVVGDGCVVRHNSVVDGRDLPAAFYVPSTTRIGPNTDLSQFPPVSVSASEFSEDVARTNVDLVLGYKALQNEF; this is encoded by the coding sequence ATGATCCGCAAGAACCCTTCCGGCGACCTGCCCGTGATTGCCGAATCGGCCTACGTCGACAAAACCGCGATCATCTGCGGCAAGGTCATCATCGGCGAGAACGTATTTGTCGGCCCCTACGCGGTGATCCGCGCCGACGAAGTCAACGCCAACGGCGACATGGACCCGATCACCATCGGCGCCAATTCGAATATCCAGGACGGCGTGGTCATCCACTCCAAATCCGGCGCCGCCGTGACCATCGGCGAGTTCACCTCCATTGCCCACCGCTCCATCGTCCACGGCCCGTGCACCGTCGGTAACCGGGTGTTTATCGGCTTCAACAGCGTGCTGTTCAACTGCGTGGTCGGCGACGGCTGCGTGGTGCGGCACAACTCCGTAGTCGACGGCCGCGATTTACCCGCCGCGTTCTACGTGCCCTCCACCACCCGCATCGGCCCCAATACCGACCTGTCCCAGTTCCCGCCGGTGAGCGTCAGCGCTTCGGAGTTTTCCGAAGACGTGGCACGCACCAACGTCGACCTGGTGCTGGGTTACAAAGCCCTGCAAAACGAGTTCTGA
- a CDS encoding metal ABC transporter substrate-binding protein: MRALLVLFSVLLPLSFATAQAADKLQVVTSFSILDDMTHQVGGDHIQISNMVGPDADAHTYEPTPDDAKALLKAKVIIKNGLGFEPWLDRLVTSTETKATVVTASKGVLSHTMEEDGETIPDPHAWHNLANTVIYVNNITKALIAADPANKADYEHNSQVYLKEIYRLLAEAKAKFGALPPGNRRIVTSHDAFGYLGQAYGIEFLSPQGLSTEREPSAAEVATLITQIRKDKVKAVFMENIKDSRLLKQIADESGAQIGGTLYSDALAAEGPASTFTGLFEYNLNTLCAALSKP; encoded by the coding sequence GACAAGCTTCAGGTGGTTACCAGCTTCAGTATTCTTGACGACATGACCCACCAGGTCGGTGGCGATCATATCCAGATCAGCAACATGGTCGGCCCCGACGCCGACGCCCACACCTACGAACCAACGCCAGACGACGCCAAGGCCCTGCTCAAGGCCAAGGTGATCATCAAAAATGGTCTGGGCTTCGAGCCGTGGCTGGATCGACTGGTCACCAGCACCGAGACCAAGGCGACTGTGGTCACCGCCAGTAAAGGCGTGTTGTCCCACACCATGGAAGAAGACGGCGAAACCATTCCCGACCCACACGCCTGGCACAACCTGGCCAACACCGTTATCTACGTGAACAACATCACCAAGGCGCTGATCGCTGCCGACCCGGCCAACAAGGCGGACTACGAGCACAACAGCCAGGTGTACCTGAAAGAAATCTACCGCCTGCTGGCGGAAGCCAAGGCCAAGTTCGGCGCCCTGCCACCGGGTAACCGCCGCATCGTGACCTCCCATGATGCCTTCGGTTACCTGGGCCAGGCCTACGGTATCGAGTTCCTGTCGCCTCAGGGTTTGTCCACCGAACGTGAACCGTCTGCCGCCGAAGTCGCCACGCTGATCACCCAGATCCGCAAGGACAAGGTCAAGGCCGTGTTCATGGAAAACATCAAGGACTCGCGCCTGCTCAAGCAGATCGCTGACGAAAGCGGCGCGCAAATCGGCGGCACCCTGTACTCCGACGCCCTCGCCGCAGAAGGCCCGGCCAGCACCTTTACCGGCCTGTTCGAATACAACCTCAACACCCTGTGCGCGGCCCTGAGCAAGCCATGA
- the hisI gene encoding phosphoribosyl-AMP cyclohydrolase produces the protein MTLSMLDLEKAAIGSRFPLASVLDALPWNSDGLIAAIAQQHGSGEVLMLAWMNRRALDETLATGQVCYWSRSRQQLWRKGESSGHWQQLVEARLDCDGDAVLLIVDQQGPACHTGRPTCFYNAIEGSHVHIITAPLKEPDP, from the coding sequence ATGACCCTGAGCATGCTCGACCTGGAAAAGGCTGCCATCGGCAGCCGCTTTCCACTCGCTAGCGTGCTCGACGCCCTGCCGTGGAACAGCGATGGCCTGATTGCCGCCATCGCTCAGCAACACGGCAGCGGCGAGGTGTTGATGCTGGCCTGGATGAACCGCCGGGCCCTCGACGAAACCCTGGCCACGGGGCAGGTCTGCTACTGGTCCCGCTCGCGCCAGCAACTGTGGCGCAAGGGCGAAAGCTCCGGCCACTGGCAACAGCTGGTGGAGGCGCGCCTGGATTGCGACGGCGACGCCGTGCTGCTGATCGTCGACCAGCAAGGCCCGGCCTGCCACACGGGCCGGCCCACCTGTTTCTACAACGCCATCGAAGGCAGCCACGTACACATCATCACCGCGCCCCTCAAGGAACCTGACCCATGA